One genomic region from Candidatus Borkfalkia ceftriaxoniphila encodes:
- the ftsW gene encoding putative lipid II flippase FtsW yields the protein MSDGDILIPVLTVLIAAFGVLMVYSASSYTAEATYGDAFFFAKKQLLGFVLGTVGMIAVSFFPYTKLQKLKWAALGVSVVLLAVLFIPGVGKENYGATRWINLGPLTIQPSEIAKYGFVIFAASYMSEKPERMKTFVGMLPVLGAGGGICLLVILEPNMSITMCIGLLMIAMLFLGGAKFKNFLFILIPALLAVPVLIAMEPYRLKRLYAFIDPWASPQGEGYQLIQSLYALGNGGWFGVGLFHSRQKYRFLPFAESDFILSVIGEEFGFIGVVILFAVSGLLIYCGIRTAARSKDLFGFLTASGITLVYAIQVVINALVVSGSIPPTGLPLPLISSGNTALIFTMMSMGILFNISKRKGKASPD from the coding sequence ATGAGCGACGGGGATATTCTCATTCCCGTGCTCACCGTTCTTATCGCGGCGTTCGGCGTGCTCATGGTCTACTCCGCGAGCAGCTACACTGCGGAAGCGACTTACGGGGACGCCTTTTTCTTTGCCAAAAAACAACTTTTGGGCTTCGTTCTCGGCACGGTCGGCATGATCGCCGTCAGTTTTTTCCCGTATACGAAACTGCAAAAACTCAAATGGGCGGCGCTCGGCGTTTCCGTCGTGCTGCTTGCCGTCCTGTTCATTCCCGGCGTGGGTAAAGAAAATTACGGCGCGACGCGCTGGATCAATCTGGGGCCTTTGACCATTCAGCCCTCGGAGATCGCGAAATACGGTTTCGTCATTTTCGCGGCGTCGTATATGAGCGAAAAGCCCGAACGCATGAAGACGTTCGTCGGCATGCTGCCCGTGCTCGGCGCGGGCGGCGGCATCTGCCTGCTCGTCATTTTAGAGCCGAATATGTCCATCACCATGTGTATCGGGCTGTTGATGATCGCCATGCTGTTCTTAGGCGGCGCGAAATTCAAAAATTTTCTCTTCATTCTGATCCCCGCGCTGCTCGCCGTGCCCGTTCTCATCGCCATGGAGCCGTACCGCTTAAAGCGCCTGTACGCCTTTATCGACCCGTGGGCGTCGCCGCAGGGGGAAGGCTATCAACTCATTCAGTCGCTGTACGCGCTCGGGAACGGCGGATGGTTCGGCGTGGGGCTGTTTCATTCCCGCCAGAAATACCGCTTTCTGCCCTTTGCGGAATCGGATTTTATTCTCTCTGTCATCGGGGAGGAGTTCGGTTTCATCGGGGTCGTCATTCTCTTTGCCGTATCGGGGCTTCTCATTTACTGCGGCATACGGACGGCCGCCAGGAGCAAAGACTTGTTCGGCTTTCTGACCGCGTCGGGTATTACGCTCGTGTACGCGATACAGGTCGTCATCAACGCGCTCGTCGTTTCGGGCTCCATCCCGCCCACGGGACTGCCGCTCCCGCTCATCAGTTCGGGCAATACCGCGCTCATTTTTACCATGATGTCCATGGGGATTTTATTCAATATTTCCAAGCGAAAGGGGAAAGCGAGCCCCGATTAA
- the murD gene encoding UDP-N-acetylmuramoyl-L-alanine--D-glutamate ligase: protein MYFKTQKFLVAGISRSGVSAAEFLLARGASVFLYDDVTGGAVEKSERALEQKGARILGPEDLSAAVRDADVLVLSPGIPIDHELAIAFKKAGKRIIGESELGCLFLRAPMIAVTGTNGKTTTVTMISEILKAAGEKAIACGNIGLPLCSVVEELGYDGLAVAEISSFQLETLSSVQPHVAVVTNISEDHLNRHYNMENYIFLKRKLLRNMRESEFAVLNFDDATVRGFADSAKCKVKYFSCNERVDGAYLFEGGLYFEGEKVMEASELSLRGRHNLQNALAAVCAARIAGVESRIIRETLASLKGIRHRIEFVREVNGVTYVNDSKGTNVDASVVAIDSMQSDTVLLLGGKDKGYDYDKLFAKIRDSRVVHAVLYGENRFKLLNGAVKNNYSQITLCADFEIAVKIASMTAKRGQCVLLSPASSSFDRFSNYEERGEKFEEIVKSLESENVDNQICNASAKTCGIEE from the coding sequence ATGTATTTCAAGACGCAAAAATTTTTGGTGGCGGGTATTTCCCGCAGCGGCGTGTCCGCGGCGGAATTCCTTTTGGCGCGGGGCGCTTCCGTATTCCTGTACGACGACGTGACGGGCGGCGCCGTGGAAAAGAGCGAGCGGGCCTTGGAACAGAAGGGCGCCCGTATCCTCGGGCCCGAAGATCTGTCCGCGGCGGTGCGCGACGCGGACGTGCTGGTATTGAGTCCCGGGATCCCGATCGACCACGAACTCGCCATCGCCTTTAAAAAAGCGGGCAAGCGGATCATCGGGGAGAGCGAACTGGGCTGTCTGTTCCTGCGCGCGCCGATGATCGCCGTGACGGGCACCAACGGAAAGACGACGACTGTGACCATGATCTCCGAGATCCTGAAAGCCGCGGGCGAAAAGGCGATCGCTTGCGGAAACATCGGACTGCCGCTCTGTTCGGTGGTGGAAGAATTGGGCTACGACGGGCTAGCCGTCGCGGAGATCTCTTCCTTTCAGTTGGAAACGCTCTCTTCCGTGCAGCCGCACGTCGCGGTCGTGACCAATATTTCCGAAGATCATCTGAACCGCCATTACAACATGGAGAATTACATATTCTTAAAACGCAAACTTCTGCGCAATATGCGTGAGAGCGAATTCGCGGTCCTGAATTTCGACGACGCGACGGTGCGCGGTTTTGCCGACAGCGCCAAGTGCAAAGTCAAATATTTTTCGTGCAACGAGCGGGTGGACGGCGCGTATCTTTTCGAGGGCGGACTGTACTTCGAAGGGGAAAAAGTAATGGAGGCTTCCGAACTTTCTTTAAGGGGCAGGCATAATCTGCAAAACGCGCTCGCCGCGGTGTGCGCCGCCCGCATCGCGGGCGTGGAGAGCCGTATCATCCGCGAAACGCTCGCCTCGCTCAAAGGGATCCGCCACCGCATCGAATTCGTTCGCGAAGTGAACGGGGTTACATACGTCAACGATTCCAAGGGCACCAACGTGGATGCGAGCGTCGTAGCCATCGACAGTATGCAGTCGGATACCGTACTTCTTTTGGGAGGGAAGGACAAGGGCTACGATTACGACAAACTGTTCGCGAAGATCCGCGACAGCCGCGTGGTGCACGCCGTTCTTTACGGAGAAAACCGTTTTAAACTTTTAAACGGCGCGGTCAAAAACAATTATTCGCAAATCACCCTCTGCGCCGATTTCGAGATCGCGGTGAAGATCGCGTCGATGACGGCAAAGCGCGGGCAGTGCGTGCTTTTAAGTCCCGCCAGCAGCAGTTTCGACCGCTTTTCCAACTACGAGGAACGCGGCGAAAAATTCGAGGAAATCGTAAAATCTTTGGAGAGTGAAAACGTTGACAACCAAATCTGCAACGCGTCCGCAAAAACTTGCGGGATCGAGGAGTAA
- the mraY gene encoding phospho-N-acetylmuramoyl-pentapeptide-transferase, producing MRTDFLIILASGAVSAALCAAVIPLLRKIKAGQYILGYVKEHESKGGTPTMGGVAFMLAIALVSIFFGIYADKRAAVCITLALAYMVVGFLDDFIKVRFKRNLGLKAYQKIVFQLVIALIAGFFCYFNKLTTINIPFTHISADLGVFFIPVAALVFIAAVNSVNLTDGLDGLAASTSFSYLLCFGVLLLLQSGGEEMRLLCLCAAGALGGYLVFNTNKASVFMGDTGSLSLGGLIAAVSVFSGNLLYIAIIGIMFVLSSISVILQVIYYKKTKRRIFLMAPLHHHFQMKGYSESKITFVYSAITAAMGLLCLCFV from the coding sequence GTGAGAACTGATTTTTTGATAATTCTGGCATCGGGGGCGGTATCGGCGGCGCTGTGCGCTGCCGTCATTCCGCTCCTGCGCAAGATCAAGGCGGGGCAGTACATTCTCGGCTACGTCAAGGAACACGAATCCAAGGGCGGTACGCCCACGATGGGCGGCGTGGCGTTCATGCTCGCCATCGCCCTCGTGAGCATTTTTTTCGGTATCTATGCGGACAAGCGGGCGGCGGTTTGTATCACGCTCGCGCTCGCCTATATGGTCGTGGGTTTTTTAGACGATTTCATCAAGGTGCGCTTTAAGCGCAACCTCGGACTGAAAGCCTATCAGAAGATCGTTTTCCAACTCGTCATCGCACTGATCGCGGGGTTTTTCTGCTATTTCAATAAACTTACGACGATCAATATTCCGTTTACGCATATTTCCGCCGATCTGGGCGTTTTCTTCATACCCGTCGCCGCGCTCGTATTCATCGCGGCGGTCAACAGCGTCAATCTGACCGACGGGTTGGACGGGCTCGCCGCAAGCACTTCCTTTTCCTATCTTCTGTGTTTCGGCGTTCTCCTCTTATTGCAGTCGGGCGGGGAGGAGATGCGCCTTCTGTGCCTTTGCGCCGCGGGCGCGCTGGGCGGGTATCTCGTCTTCAACACGAATAAAGCGTCCGTGTTCATGGGGGACACTGGTTCACTGAGTCTGGGCGGGCTGATCGCGGCGGTCAGCGTTTTTTCGGGAAATTTGTTGTATATCGCGATAATCGGCATAATGTTTGTCCTTTCGAGCATATCCGTCATCCTGCAAGTAATATACTATAAAAAGACCAAGCGCAGGATCTTTCTCATGGCGCCGCTGCATCACCATTTTCAGATGAAGGGGTATTCCGAAAGCAAGATCACTTTCGTCTATTCGGCGATCACCGCCGCGATGGGGCTCCTGTGCCTGTGTTTCGTATAA
- a CDS encoding UDP-N-acetylmuramoyl-L-alanyl-D-glutamate--2,6-diaminopimelate ligase: MLLNDLLQKVEYEKVIHERNAEIGGLSADSKHIMDGDMFICFKGGDSDGHDFAAEAVAAGAVAVVCERECDLPVCQIVVKNGRRAMSEFARAFYGNPAAKMKMIGITGTNGKTTTAHMLASILNKAGKNCALIGTLGVFYANREIAPALTTPDPIFLHKTFADMVECGVEYVVMEVSAHAVYFDKIEGIRFACCIFTNCTEDHLDFFKDMESYAAAKKSLFTPERCNLAIVNTDDAVGASLTGGKVRTYGYALENPADVFAIDVRESVRGSRFVLNLFDDLYEIDLHMTGKHNVYNAMAAAACAKLLGVGTEEIGKGLAALDKVNGRLEYVTAYRGADIFVDFAHTPDGLEKSLCALKPHCKGRLICVFGCGGNRDRQKRPIMGAAAGKLADFTVLTSDNPRYEDPFDIIVQIETGLREHSKNYVIVADREKAIDYGINMLAKGDILFIAGKGGETYQEIMGVRHIYSDVSVIRSILREKTSGGEKREN, from the coding sequence GTGTTACTGAACGATTTGCTGCAAAAAGTAGAGTATGAAAAGGTCATCCACGAAAGAAACGCCGAGATCGGCGGCCTGTCCGCGGACAGCAAACATATCATGGACGGTGATATGTTCATATGTTTTAAGGGAGGCGACAGCGACGGTCACGATTTTGCGGCGGAAGCGGTGGCGGCTGGCGCCGTCGCCGTCGTCTGCGAGCGCGAATGCGATCTGCCCGTCTGCCAGATCGTCGTGAAAAACGGGCGCAGGGCGATGAGCGAATTCGCCCGCGCTTTTTACGGCAATCCTGCGGCGAAAATGAAAATGATCGGCATTACGGGCACCAACGGAAAGACGACTACCGCGCATATGCTCGCCTCGATCTTGAACAAGGCGGGGAAAAACTGCGCGCTCATCGGCACGCTCGGCGTATTTTACGCTAACCGCGAGATCGCGCCCGCTCTCACCACGCCCGATCCCATCTTTTTGCACAAGACCTTTGCCGACATGGTCGAATGCGGCGTGGAATACGTGGTCATGGAAGTTTCGGCGCACGCCGTTTATTTCGATAAGATTGAAGGGATCCGTTTCGCCTGCTGTATCTTTACCAACTGCACGGAAGACCATCTGGATTTTTTCAAAGATATGGAGAGTTACGCCGCCGCCAAAAAGAGCCTGTTCACGCCCGAGCGCTGCAATCTGGCGATCGTCAATACCGACGATGCGGTGGGCGCCTCGCTCACGGGCGGCAAAGTGCGGACGTACGGCTATGCGCTGGAAAATCCCGCGGACGTGTTCGCGATCGACGTGCGCGAGAGCGTGCGCGGCAGCAGATTCGTGCTCAACCTGTTCGACGATCTGTACGAGATCGATCTGCATATGACGGGAAAACACAACGTCTACAACGCCATGGCGGCCGCCGCCTGCGCGAAATTATTGGGCGTCGGCACCGAAGAGATCGGCAAAGGGCTGGCGGCGCTCGACAAAGTGAACGGACGGCTGGAATACGTGACGGCTTACCGCGGCGCGGATATTTTCGTCGATTTTGCGCATACTCCCGACGGATTGGAAAAGTCGCTCTGCGCCCTCAAACCGCATTGCAAGGGGCGCCTCATATGCGTATTCGGCTGCGGCGGCAACCGCGACCGGCAAAAGCGTCCGATCATGGGCGCCGCGGCGGGTAAACTCGCCGATTTTACCGTGCTCACTTCCGACAATCCCCGTTACGAAGATCCTTTCGACATTATCGTGCAGATCGAAACGGGGCTCAGAGAACACAGTAAAAATTACGTCATCGTAGCCGACCGCGAAAAGGCGATCGACTACGGTATAAACATGCTCGCAAAGGGCGATATACTCTTTATCGCGGGAAAGGGCGGCGAAACGTACCAGGAGATCATGGGGGTGCGCCATATATACAGCGACGTTTCCGTGATCAGGTCCATTCTGCGGGAAAAAACTTCGGGCGGAGAAAAACGTGAGAACTGA
- a CDS encoding peptidoglycan D,D-transpeptidase FtsI family protein, whose amino-acid sequence MAIAFLFLLIFSRFFYIQVIWSDELKNLASDQWTREIPVVAERGSITDRNGTVLAGNVTSYSVFARPNAVSDKPYAAEVLSSIFSLDKDAFLTKLTTTAVSELTVAKHVDKSLVEELEKFDLAGVYYARDNTRTYPYADLLCQVLGFTSTDNSGLTGLEKYYDKYLAGTSGKVLYETDLVGKELEKGTMYYVPATDGLNVKTTIDYEIQAIAESAMADAFETYSPASAQCIVLDPSTFEVLAMVNYPGYDLNDVPRDDNDLLNALSRNNLVSDIYEPGSTFKIVTAAINVEENLRGNSNAFSLKHVFNSSRTRTVDGTTIKCWSNHANGKHSNQTLAEALNNSCNPCFVDIALSIGTETFYDYLEKFNFGKSTGLDFSGEAQGMLLTESAVRDCDLARIGFGQTIAVSALQLACAGAAVVNGGYYYRPSLVKEISSKDNNIREVFSPVLKNRTVSEEASRITASLLEGVVAKGSGNKAYIEGYRVGGKTGTAQKYENGVIASGKYVSSFLGFFPADDPQYLALIIVDEPQGAYYGSVVAAPYAKTIFQGIIDVKGLAPFE is encoded by the coding sequence ATGGCGATAGCCTTTCTTTTTTTGTTGATTTTTTCCCGATTTTTCTATATCCAGGTCATCTGGAGCGACGAATTGAAAAATCTTGCCTCCGATCAGTGGACGCGCGAGATCCCCGTCGTCGCCGAGCGCGGTTCCATCACCGACCGGAACGGCACGGTGCTCGCGGGCAACGTGACTTCTTACAGCGTGTTCGCCCGCCCCAACGCCGTATCCGACAAACCTTACGCGGCGGAAGTCCTTTCTTCCATCTTTTCTTTGGACAAAGACGCGTTCCTCACCAAACTCACCACCACGGCGGTTTCCGAACTGACGGTCGCCAAGCACGTGGATAAGAGTTTGGTGGAGGAACTGGAAAAATTCGATTTGGCGGGCGTATACTATGCCCGCGACAATACGCGCACTTATCCCTATGCCGATCTTTTATGCCAGGTGCTCGGCTTCACTTCGACGGACAATTCGGGATTGACGGGGTTGGAAAAATATTACGACAAATATCTCGCGGGCACTAGCGGCAAAGTGCTGTACGAAACCGACCTCGTGGGCAAGGAACTGGAAAAGGGGACCATGTATTACGTTCCCGCCACCGACGGGCTGAACGTCAAGACGACCATCGATTACGAGATACAGGCGATCGCGGAGAGCGCCATGGCGGACGCATTCGAAACCTATTCGCCCGCCTCCGCGCAGTGCATCGTGCTCGATCCCTCCACGTTCGAGGTGCTCGCAATGGTCAACTATCCGGGATACGACCTCAACGACGTGCCGAGAGATGACAACGATCTTTTGAACGCGCTTTCCAGAAATAATCTCGTCAGCGATATTTACGAGCCTGGCTCGACGTTCAAGATCGTGACCGCCGCGATCAACGTGGAAGAAAACCTGCGCGGCAATTCGAACGCTTTTTCCCTCAAACACGTGTTCAACAGCAGCCGCACCCGCACGGTAGACGGCACGACCATCAAGTGTTGGAGCAATCACGCCAACGGAAAGCATTCCAACCAGACGCTCGCGGAGGCACTCAACAACAGTTGCAACCCCTGTTTCGTGGATATCGCGCTCTCCATCGGCACGGAAACTTTTTACGATTATCTGGAAAAATTCAATTTCGGCAAGTCTACGGGACTGGATTTTTCGGGCGAAGCGCAGGGCATGCTTCTCACCGAGAGCGCGGTGCGCGACTGCGATCTGGCGCGTATCGGTTTCGGACAGACCATAGCGGTCAGCGCCTTGCAACTCGCCTGTGCGGGCGCGGCGGTCGTCAACGGCGGCTACTATTACCGGCCTTCGCTCGTCAAAGAAATTTCTTCCAAGGACAACAATATCCGCGAGGTGTTCTCGCCCGTGCTCAAAAACCGCACCGTCAGCGAAGAGGCGTCACGCATTACCGCGTCGCTTTTAGAAGGCGTGGTCGCAAAGGGGAGCGGAAACAAAGCGTATATCGAGGGCTACCGCGTGGGCGGCAAGACGGGTACCGCGCAGAAATACGAAAACGGCGTGATCGCGTCGGGCAAATACGTCTCTTCCTTTTTAGGATTTTTCCCCGCCGACGACCCGCAGTATCTCGCGCTCATCATCGTGGACGAACCGCAGGGCGCCTATTACGGCAGCGTGGTGGCGGCTCCCTATGCGAAGACGATTTTCCAAGGCATCATCGATGTAAAGGGGCTTGCCCCCTTCGAATAA
- the rsmH gene encoding 16S rRNA (cytosine(1402)-N(4))-methyltransferase RsmH — MEFAHKPVMLEECMAGLDIKSGGVYFDGTLGGGGHSYEILRRSAPDGRLIATDLDDFAIAAAGEKLKEFGNRFRIFKSNYKDYERVLEEANVSELDGVLLDFGVSSFQLDEETRGFSYMKKNAPLDMRMDPEAALSAREVVNGYSEQSLYEILRDYGEEKFAKKIAFNLVKERERAPVETAGRLVEIVEKSIPAKFKQNGPCARKTFQAIRIEVNGELDKLSETVKGLARKLKKGGRICILTFHSLEDRIVKNAFRDLETDCVCDKSLPVCVCGKKREIVSIGRKPLVAGEEEQKNNSRSKCAKLRIAERV; from the coding sequence CTGGAATTTGCGCATAAGCCCGTTATGCTCGAAGAATGCATGGCGGGGCTGGATATAAAGAGCGGCGGCGTTTATTTCGACGGCACGCTCGGCGGCGGCGGGCATTCCTATGAAATTCTCAGACGCAGCGCGCCCGACGGACGTTTGATCGCTACCGATCTGGACGACTTTGCGATCGCGGCGGCGGGGGAGAAACTCAAAGAATTCGGCAATCGTTTCCGCATTTTCAAGAGCAACTACAAAGATTACGAAAGAGTATTGGAAGAGGCAAACGTTTCCGAACTCGACGGAGTCCTTCTGGATTTCGGCGTTTCCAGTTTTCAGTTGGACGAAGAAACGCGCGGCTTTTCCTACATGAAGAAAAACGCGCCTCTCGATATGCGCATGGATCCCGAAGCGGCGCTCTCGGCAAGAGAGGTCGTAAACGGATATTCCGAACAGTCGTTGTATGAAATTCTGCGCGATTACGGCGAAGAAAAATTTGCGAAAAAGATCGCTTTCAATCTCGTAAAGGAAAGGGAGCGGGCGCCCGTGGAAACGGCGGGGCGGCTCGTAGAGATCGTCGAAAAGAGCATTCCCGCAAAATTCAAGCAGAACGGCCCGTGCGCGAGAAAAACTTTTCAGGCGATCCGCATCGAAGTCAACGGCGAGTTGGACAAGTTGTCCGAAACCGTCAAGGGGCTCGCGAGAAAATTGAAAAAGGGCGGCAGGATCTGCATCCTCACTTTCCATTCGTTAGAGGACCGCATCGTCAAGAACGCCTTCCGCGATCTGGAAACGGACTGCGTGTGCGATAAAAGTTTACCCGTCTGCGTTTGCGGAAAAAAACGCGAGATCGTTTCGATCGGCAGAAAGCCGCTCGTTGCGGGCGAAGAAGAACAGAAAAATAATTCGCGTTCCAAATGCGCAAAATTGCGCATAGCCGAACGGGTCTGA
- a CDS encoding division/cell wall cluster transcriptional repressor MraZ, with protein MYSFNGRFNHQLDAKNRIRIPAKFKADLGTDYKFAFGPNKSIYVMPFSEYRKILDSFGDVSYFDDEMQEAISDFTAMVYDVTEDNQGRVVIPGELKDFAEIDKDIVITGAASFLRIESLKNFEERNKHKDVKSVFAKLKALKTDN; from the coding sequence ATGTATTCTTTCAACGGGCGCTTCAACCATCAGTTGGACGCGAAAAACCGAATAAGAATACCGGCGAAATTCAAAGCCGACCTCGGCACCGATTACAAATTCGCATTCGGTCCGAACAAGAGTATCTATGTAATGCCTTTTTCCGAGTATCGGAAGATTCTGGACAGTTTCGGCGACGTATCTTATTTCGACGATGAAATGCAGGAGGCGATCTCCGATTTCACCGCGATGGTGTACGACGTGACGGAGGACAACCAGGGCAGGGTGGTCATTCCGGGCGAACTCAAAGACTTTGCGGAAATCGACAAGGACATCGTCATCACTGGCGCGGCTTCTTTTCTTCGTATCGAGTCGCTCAAAAACTTTGAGGAGCGGAATAAGCACAAGGACGTCAAGAGCGTGTTTGCAAAACTCAAAGCCTTGAAGACGGACAACTGA
- the murI gene encoding glutamate racemase, producing the protein MEPGYIAFFDSGIGGLTLLKECAQQLAGESFLYFGDNANAPYGNKSPEEIERLTLTAFGYLSRFPLKAAVLACNTVTAECAAALRARCPFPVLGVEPALKPAAKACKNVLVLATRATLSSKKFRALAESVSGACRFTFYCPRDLAGEIENNIFDLSKVDLSRHLPEGEQHFDGAVLGCTHYIFLKEQIAARLRCPVFDGNAGTADHLSKILGKIGQKEKSGYGGLSINAVKQEESLFDKMAINGDFCRKNAVFFVGNAAFKNKTVFFARL; encoded by the coding sequence ATGGAGCCTGGTTATATAGCGTTTTTCGACAGCGGCATCGGGGGGCTGACGCTCCTGAAAGAATGCGCGCAGCAACTCGCGGGGGAAAGTTTTCTCTACTTCGGCGACAACGCGAACGCGCCGTATGGCAATAAAAGTCCCGAAGAGATCGAACGGCTGACGCTTACGGCGTTCGGATATCTTTCGCGTTTTCCGCTCAAAGCGGCGGTGCTCGCCTGCAACACGGTCACGGCGGAATGCGCCGCCGCGCTGCGCGCGCGCTGTCCCTTTCCCGTTTTGGGCGTGGAGCCCGCGCTCAAACCCGCGGCAAAGGCGTGCAAGAACGTGTTGGTACTCGCCACCCGCGCCACGCTTTCGAGCAAAAAGTTCCGCGCGCTCGCCGAAAGCGTTTCCGGCGCCTGCCGCTTTACCTTTTACTGCCCGCGGGATCTGGCGGGCGAGATCGAAAACAACATTTTCGATCTTTCGAAGGTCGATCTTTCCCGCCATCTGCCGGAAGGGGAACAGCATTTCGACGGCGCAGTGCTCGGCTGCACGCACTATATTTTTCTGAAAGAGCAGATTGCAGCGCGCCTTAGATGCCCCGTTTTCGACGGAAATGCAGGGACGGCCGACCACTTATCGAAAATCCTCGGAAAAATCGGGCAAAAAGAGAAGAGTGGATACGGTGGTTTATCGATAAATGCGGTAAAACAGGAGGAATCTCTGTTCGACAAAATGGCAATAAATGGCGATTTTTGCCGTAAAAACGCGGTTTTTTTCGTCGGAAACGCCGCTTTTAAAAATAAAACCGTGTTTTTTGCCCGTTTATAA
- the rpsT gene encoding 30S ribosomal protein S20 produces MPNIKSAKKRVVVNEKKNLENRMVKSTVKTAIRKYNDALASGDVAAAEKLLPETVSVIDSAVSKGILHKNNAANKKSALAKNLNALKAKA; encoded by the coding sequence GTGCCTAACATTAAATCTGCTAAAAAACGCGTGGTCGTCAACGAAAAGAAAAATTTGGAGAACAGGATGGTCAAATCCACGGTCAAGACCGCGATTCGCAAATATAACGACGCGCTGGCAAGCGGCGACGTTGCCGCAGCCGAAAAATTGCTGCCCGAAACCGTTTCGGTGATCGATTCCGCCGTTTCCAAGGGAATCCTGCATAAGAACAACGCGGCGAACAAAAAATCCGCTTTGGCAAAGAACCTCAACGCTTTGAAAGCGAAGGCGTAA
- a CDS encoding polyamine ABC transporter ATP-binding protein, translating into MKKLSKDEKIIEIVNVSKVFSETVAVDNVSLYVRKGEFITFLGPSGCGKTTTLRMIAGFDLPSSGKILLNGKDITDLPPNKRPVNTVFQRYALFPHYNIYDNIAFGLKLKKTPVTYVNDAGESYTKLQKLTRKEIDEKVKNALAVVDLEGFEKRSVSTLSGGQQQRVAIARAIVNEPEILLLDEPLGALDLKMRKEMQIELKAMHKKLGITFIYVTHDQEEALTMSDTIVVMKDGCIQQIGTPTDIYNEPANAFVADFIGDSNILSGTMVQNLTVRFCNRNFACVDDFARNEKVDVVVRPEDIRMTDPENGMIQGKVIGVVFKGVHYEITVKVGKTELIIQSTESRTVGEIIGMNIAPDDIHIMKKEFSSNKYDGYITKKNTVVFGDGEFDCDLTQLYPASHMDEEGYLVTAAGEKLDLTDVDVTVEVGLGDIEISDNADEGGARGHIVSIIYKGDHYQLIVRTEENEEDYVFDTEDLWNENDYVSVKIPPEKIRLKLKEEAAVK; encoded by the coding sequence ATGAAAAAATTGAGCAAAGACGAAAAGATCATCGAGATCGTGAACGTTTCCAAGGTGTTTTCGGAAACGGTGGCCGTGGATAACGTCAGCCTGTACGTGCGAAAGGGAGAATTCATCACTTTTTTAGGCCCGTCGGGCTGCGGCAAAACCACGACGCTGCGCATGATCGCGGGCTTCGATCTCCCCTCTTCGGGAAAGATCCTCTTGAACGGAAAGGACATCACCGATCTCCCCCCCAACAAGCGGCCCGTCAATACCGTATTCCAGCGATACGCGCTCTTTCCTCATTATAATATTTATGACAATATCGCGTTCGGGCTGAAACTGAAAAAAACGCCCGTCACCTACGTGAACGATGCGGGCGAAAGTTATACGAAATTGCAGAAACTCACCCGCAAAGAGATCGATGAAAAGGTGAAAAACGCGCTTGCGGTCGTAGACCTCGAAGGGTTCGAAAAGCGCAGCGTATCCACCCTGTCGGGCGGGCAGCAGCAGCGCGTGGCGATCGCCCGCGCCATCGTCAACGAGCCCGAGATTTTGCTGTTGGACGAGCCGCTCGGCGCGCTCGACTTGAAAATGCGCAAGGAAATGCAGATCGAGCTGAAAGCCATGCATAAAAAACTGGGCATCACCTTCATCTACGTGACGCACGACCAGGAGGAGGCGCTCACCATGAGCGACACCATCGTCGTCATGAAGGACGGCTGCATCCAACAGATCGGCACCCCCACCGACATTTACAACGAGCCCGCCAACGCCTTCGTCGCGGACTTTATCGGCGACAGCAACATTCTGAGCGGCACCATGGTGCAAAACCTTACGGTGCGTTTCTGCAACCGTAATTTCGCGTGCGTGGACGACTTCGCCCGCAATGAAAAAGTAGACGTGGTCGTGCGCCCCGAAGATATCCGCATGACCGATCCCGAGAACGGCATGATCCAGGGAAAAGTAATCGGCGTCGTATTCAAGGGCGTGCACTACGAGATCACGGTAAAAGTGGGAAAGACCGAACTCATCATCCAGAGCACCGAGAGCCGTACCGTGGGCGAAATCATCGGCATGAATATCGCGCCCGACGACATTCACATCATGAAGAAGGAGTTTTCTTCCAATAAATACGACGGCTACATCACCAAGAAAAACACGGTCGTGTTCGGCGACGGCGAATTCGACTGCGACCTCACGCAGTTGTATCCCGCGTCGCATATGGACGAGGAAGGCTACCTCGTGACCGCCGCGGGCGAAAAACTGGATCTGACCGACGTGGACGTGACCGTCGAAGTGGGGCTTGGCGATATCGAGATCAGCGACAATGCGGACGAAGGCGGCGCGCGCGGGCACATCGTTTCCATCATCTATAAGGGCGACCACTATCAGTTGATCGTGCGCACCGAGGAGAACGAGGAAGACTACGTGTTCGATACCGAAGATCTCTGGAACGAAAACGACTACGTGAGCGTGAAGATCCCGCCCGAAAAGATCCGTTTGAAACTCAAAGAGGAGGCGGCAGTTAAATGA